From one Triticum urartu cultivar G1812 chromosome 3, Tu2.1, whole genome shotgun sequence genomic stretch:
- the LOC125543167 gene encoding trans-cinnamate 4-monooxygenase has translation MDVLLLEKALLGLFAAAVLAIAVAKLAGKRLRLPPGPSGAPIVGNWLQVGDDLNHRNLMGMARRFGEVFLLRMGVRNLVVVSSPELAKEVLHTQGVEFGSRTRNVVFDIFTGKGQDMVFTVYGDHWRKMRRIMTVPFFTNKVVAQNRAGWEEEARLVVEDLRADPAAAAAGVVVRRRLQLMMYNDMFRIMFDRRFESTADPLFNQLKALNAERSILSQSFDYNYGDFIPVLRPFLRRYLNRCTNLKTKRMKVFEDQFVQPRKEALEKTGEIRCAMDHILEAERKGEINHDNVLYIVENINVAAIETTLWSIEWGIAELVNHPDIQQKLREEIVAVLGAGVAVTEPDLERLPYLQSVVKETLRLRMAIPLLVPHMNLSDAKLAGYDIPAESKILVNAWFLANDPKRWVRADEFRPERFLEEEKAVEAHGNDFRFVPFGVGRRSCPGIILALPIIGITLGRLVQNFQLLPPPGQDKIDTTEKPGQFSNQILKHATIVCKPLEA, from the exons ATGGACGTGCTCCTCCTGGAGAAGGCCCTGCTGGGCCTCTTCGCCGCGGCGGTGCTGGCCATCGCCGTCGCCAAGCTCGCCGGCAAGCGCCTCCGCCTCCCCCCGGGCCCCTCCGGCGCGCCCATCGTCGGCAACTGGCTGCAGGTCGGCGATGACCTCAACCACCGCAACCTGATGGGCATGGCCAGGCGGTTCGGCGAGGTGTTCCTCCTCCGCATGGGCGTCCGCAACCTGGTGGTCGTCTCCAGCCccgagctcgccaaggaggtccTCCACACCCAGGGCGTCGAGTTCGGCTCCCGCACCCGCAACGTCGTCTTCGACATCTTCACCGGCAAGGGCCAG GACATGGTGTTCACGGTGTACGGCGACCACTGGCGGAAGATGCGGCGGATCATGACGGTGcccttcttcaccaacaaggtGGTGGCGCAGAACCGGGCGgggtgggaggaggaggcgcggcTGGTGGTGGAGGACCTCAGGGCCgacccggcggcggcggcggcgggcgtggTGGTGCGCCGCAGGCTGCAGCTCATGATGTACAACGACATGTTCCGCATCATGTTCGACCGCCGCTTCGAGAGCACCGCCGACCCGCTCTTCAACCAGCTCAAGGCGCTCAACGCCGAGCGCAGCATCCTCTCCCAGAGCTTCGACTACAACTACGGCGACTTCATCCCCGTCCTCCGCCCCTTCCTCCGCCGCTACCTCAACCGCTGCACCAACCTCAAGACCAAGCGCATGAAGGTGTTCGAGGACCAGTTCGTCCAACCGCGCAA GGAGGCGTTGGAGAAGACGGGCGAGATCAGGTGCGCCATGGACCACATCCTGGAGGCCGAGAGAAAGGGCGAGATCAACCATGACAACGTCCTCTACATCGTCGAGAACATCAACGTCGCAG CCATTGAGACGACGCTGTGGTCGATCGAGTGGGGCATCGCGGAGCTGGTGAACCACCCGGACATCCAGCAGAAGCTGCGCGAGGAGATCGTCGCCGTGCTCGGCGCCGGCGTGGCGGTGACGGAGCCCGACCTGGAGCGCCTCCCCTACCTGCAGTCCGTGGTGAAGGAGACGCTCCGCCTCCGCATGGCCATCCCGCTCCTCGTGCCCCACATGAACCTCAGCGACGCCAAGCTCGCCGGCTACGACATCCCCGCCGAGTCCAAGATCCTCGTCAACGCCTGGTTCCTCGCCAACGACCCCAAGCGGTGGGTGCGCGCCGACGAGTTCAGGCCCGAGCGGTTCCTCGAGGAGGAGAAGGCCGTCGAGGCCCACGGCAACGACTTCCGGTTCGTGCCCTTCGGCGTCGGCCGCCGGAGCTGCCCCGGGATCATCCTCGCGCTGCCCATCATCGGCATCACGCTCGGACGCCTGGTGCAGAACTTCCAGCTGCTGCCGCCGCCCGGGCAGGACAAGATCGACACCACCGAGAAGCCCGGGCAGTTCAGCAACCAGATCCTCAAGCACGCCACCATCGTCTGCAAGCCACTGGAGGCTTAA